A window from Hemicordylus capensis ecotype Gifberg chromosome 2, rHemCap1.1.pri, whole genome shotgun sequence encodes these proteins:
- the CDHR4 gene encoding cadherin-related family member 4, which yields MYELVTGVAVFDGLPTTVKLEDSEGPGTLVANVTVNCTSSSAFSASLKNISPTTSFFNPVNYLTTDATDVRLSPSAFLDARQVSQYTLTLSAQCMPTEPATEAKLSIELTRTDRLNCSSSFSGTGDVVQVSEDVAPGTVIYSTVVKKPGISTLTFSIEDASMLFNITTEGRVMAPATGFTREQAGKTFSMKIVVKGSDGTICHRPLSVRVMPVYHNKVNFTESSVAVSVLENQGPLQDITTVHASGENVIYQIISPVTDYFTIDPENGVIKNTYNLDLQRSSGLAQTQLLVKAYNMLHPSDSATITVNITVQQKNLQGPVCTPAILVAEIPENTPVGWTLSPWNVPTCWDAESGNNTLHYQMEDGQNPPYSFRIKDKLLQLNTTLDCDSEVMASRNFQYQAAILVTDNGSPQQTTRVPVLVTAGRVNEFAPQCSQRTFTIPENAAFGALVGNVNGTDRDYPFNNIEYSILGAPTAFYIGRRTGELQVLQQLDYEKEKSYRLTILLHDLDNGAGSRKSTLCNITINVQDVNDWPPVCKPPFQLHSICSTVARTESVTQLQCEDKDERSELSYNIIGGNTNGRFRMVGSSLFPNTFSYNPDGILDPPIFELLVKVTDSRSEPQFSTTAIVVVHVVQCPTTAPTTTTTTTMTVSKKPIILHRTEEYWAPDPWFVVVLTVTGALFLSALGLLFWHLCWRKAPAGKISQPLLQNRGKGLERNNIITEEPNKDKGKGSATVLSLEHQFDGRAQDPVTGQYYLFDTSTGARRWV from the exons GTGCGCCTTAGTCCCAGTGCTTTCCTGGATGCCCGACAGGTGTCTCAGTACACCTTGACACTCAGTGCACAGTGTATGCCAACagaacctgccactgaagcaaagCTCTCTATTGAGCTCACCAGGACGGACAGATTAAACTGCAGCAGCTCATTTTCTGGCACAG GGGACGTGGTCCAAGTCTCAGAAGATGTTGCTCCTGGAACAGTCATTTACAGCACCGTTGTGAAGAAGCCAGGCATCAGCACCTTGACT TTTTCTATTGAGGATGCCTCTATGCTTTTCAATATAACCACAGAAGGAAGAGTGATGGCACCTGCCACAGGTTTCACTCGTGAGCAAGCTGGCAAG ACATTCTCAATGAAGATTGTGGTAAAAGGCAGTGATGGAACCATCTGCCACAGACCTTTGTCAGTAAGGGTAATGCCAGTTTACCATAACAAAGTCAATTTCAC GGAGTCATCAGTAGCAGTATCTGTGTTGGAAAACCAAGGCCCCCTCCAGGACATAACAACAGTCCATGCTAGTGGGGAGAATGTGATTTACCAGATCATCTCCCCAGTCACAGATTATTTCACCATTGACCCAG AGAATGGTGTGATAAAGAACACGTACAACTTGGATCTGCAACGCAGTTCAGGTTTGGCCCAAACCCAATTGCTGGTGAAAGCCTACAACATGCTACATCCCAGTGATAGTGCCACCATCACAGTCAACATTACTGTACAACAGAAGAACTTGCAAGGACCTGTGTGCACTCCTGCTATATTAGT AGCTGAAATTCCAGAGAACACCCCAGTTGGTTGGACCCTGTCTCCTTGGAATGTGCCTACTTGTTGGGATGCAGAGAGTGGCAACAATACCCTTCATTACCAAATGGAGGATGGCCAGAACCCTCCGTATAGTTTCCGAATAAAGGATAAGTTGCTTCAG CTGAACACTACTTTGGATTGTGACTCTGAGGTTATGGCCAGTCGTAACTTCCAGTACCAAGCTGCCATTCTGGTGACAGACAATGGAAGCCCCCAACAGACCA CCAGAGTGCCTGTGCTGGTGACAGCGGGCAGAGTGAATGAGTTCGCCCCACAGTGTTCACAACGGACCTTTACCATACCAGAGAATGCTGCCTTTGGAGCCCTTGTTGGCAATGTCAATGGGACTGACCGAGACTATCCCTTCAACAACATTGAATACAGCATCCTGGGGGCTCCCACTGCATTCTACATTGGCCGTCGCACAG GGGAGCTGCAAGTACTACAACAACTGGACTATGAAAAGGAAAAGTCATACAGGCTGACCATCCTTCTGCATGACCTGGATAATGGTGCTGGATCCCGGAAGTCAACACTGTGTAACATCACCATTAATGTGCAg GATGTGAATGATTGGCCCCCTGTGTGTAAACCACCCTTTCAGCTGCATAGCATATGTTCCACAGTGGCCAGAACCGAGAGTGTTACACAACTGCAATGCGAGGATAAAGATGAACGAAGTGAACTGAGCTACAACATCATTGGTG GTAATACAAATGGGCGTTTTCGCATGGTGGGGAGTAGTCTCTTCCCCAACACCTTCTCCTACAACCCCGATGGTATTTTGGACCCTCCCATCTTTGAGCTTCTGGTGAAAGTGACGGATAGCCGTAGTGAACCTCAGTTCAGCACCACAGCCATTGTTGTTGTCCATGTGGTCCAGTGTCCTACAACAgcgcctaccaccaccaccactactactatg ACAGTATCCAAGAAGCCCATCATTTTGCACAGGACAGAGGAGTACTGGGCACCAGACCCCTGGTTCGTGGTAGTCCTTACGGTCACCGGAGCTCTCTTCCTCTCAGCCTTGGGTTTGCTGTTCTGGCATCTCTGCTGGAG GAAGGCACCAGCTGGAAAGATATCTCAGCCCCTCCTGCAGAACCG GGGGAAAGGACTGGAAAGAAACAACATCATAACAGAAGAGCCAAACAAGGACAAAGGGAAAGGTTCTGCTACAGTGCTGAGTCTG GAACACCAGTTTGATGGCCGTGCTCAGGACCCTG TCACAGGTCAATATTACCTGTTTGACACCAGCACTGGAGCACGGCGCTGGGTGTGA